Proteins found in one Oribacterium sp. oral taxon 102 genomic segment:
- the hisB gene encoding imidazoleglycerol-phosphate dehydratase HisB, with protein MKTARTAEKRRSTRETDVRLFLDLDGDAESSQIESGIGFLDHMLALFSCHSGIELRLSCDGDTEVDDHHSVEDIGIALGQAVREALGDKRGIQRYGSCLLPMDESLVLCALDLSGRGGLHYALDLPTEKIGRFDSELIEEFMNAFAMNAEITLHLRQLAGRNSHHIAEAGFKALGRALRLAVSMDSRFRDRIPSSKGTL; from the coding sequence ATGAAGACAGCACGGACGGCGGAGAAGCGCCGCAGCACGAGGGAAACCGATGTCCGGCTCTTTCTCGATCTGGACGGTGATGCAGAGAGCTCGCAAATTGAAAGCGGCATCGGCTTCCTCGATCACATGCTGGCGCTCTTCTCCTGTCACAGCGGCATCGAGCTGCGGCTAAGCTGTGACGGAGACACCGAGGTCGACGACCATCACTCCGTCGAGGATATCGGCATTGCCCTCGGACAGGCTGTACGGGAAGCACTCGGCGACAAGCGGGGCATACAGCGCTATGGAAGCTGCCTGCTCCCGATGGACGAGAGTCTGGTGCTCTGTGCACTCGACCTCTCCGGACGAGGCGGACTCCACTACGCGCTCGACCTCCCTACAGAGAAAATCGGCCGTTTTGACAGCGAGCTTATCGAGGAATTTATGAACGCCTTCGCCATGAATGCCGAAATCACCCTGCATCTCCGGCAGCTCGCGGGAAGAAATTCTCACCATATCGCGGAGGCAGGCTTCAAGGCGCTCGGCAGGGCGCTGCGGCTCGCGGTCTCTATGGACAGCCGTTTCCGGGATCGGATCCCTTCCAGCAAAGGAACGCTGTAG
- a CDS encoding pyridoxal phosphate-dependent aminotransferase, whose protein sequence is MSVFLNSRYRSLCPYVPGEQPKDRKYLKLNTNESPFPPGPEVQTALSCAAAADLRLYEDPDNAVLKAALAQHFKELGLSADCFCPTAGSDEALDLCFMAFAEDSIQFPDVSYGFYAVLSELHRLDARVTPVREDFRIDPSDYQRNDRCIVLANPNAPTGLALGETEIRALLSRNPDHVVIIDEAYVDFGGQSALPLIREYENLVVCRTFSKSRSLAGARIGFAAGSPPLIQDLERLRNSRNPYNISTLSQLIGEAALREPEYYTENCRKIIGIREWTLRELRKLGFTAADSLGNFVFARSGQLGGRALALALRERGILVRHFPAERTRDYNRITIGTQAEMERLVETLAQLLEDC, encoded by the coding sequence ATGTCAGTCTTCCTCAATTCCCGCTACCGCTCTCTCTGCCCCTATGTCCCCGGAGAGCAGCCGAAGGATAGAAAATATCTAAAGCTGAATACGAATGAATCTCCCTTTCCGCCCGGTCCCGAGGTGCAGACGGCGCTGTCCTGCGCTGCGGCCGCAGATCTCCGTCTCTACGAGGATCCGGACAACGCTGTACTGAAAGCCGCACTGGCACAGCACTTCAAAGAGCTCGGGCTCTCCGCGGACTGCTTCTGTCCAACCGCCGGCTCCGATGAGGCGCTGGATCTCTGCTTCATGGCATTTGCCGAGGACAGCATCCAGTTTCCGGATGTGAGCTATGGCTTCTATGCCGTTCTCTCGGAGCTGCATCGGCTCGATGCCCGCGTGACGCCGGTACGGGAGGACTTCCGCATCGATCCCTCGGATTATCAGAGGAATGACCGCTGTATCGTCCTCGCCAATCCAAACGCCCCCACCGGGCTCGCCCTCGGGGAGACAGAAATCCGCGCGCTGCTCTCCCGGAATCCGGATCATGTCGTCATCATAGACGAGGCATACGTTGACTTCGGCGGGCAATCCGCGCTGCCGCTGATCCGGGAATATGAGAATCTCGTCGTCTGTCGGACCTTCTCGAAAAGCCGCTCTCTTGCGGGCGCGCGAATCGGCTTCGCCGCCGGCTCCCCTCCGCTGATACAGGATCTGGAGCGGCTCCGGAATTCCAGAAATCCCTACAATATCAGCACGCTGTCCCAGCTCATAGGGGAAGCCGCGCTGCGGGAGCCGGAATACTACACGGAAAACTGCCGGAAAATCATCGGAATTCGTGAATGGACGCTGCGAGAGCTTCGGAAGCTCGGCTTCACCGCAGCAGACAGCCTCGGCAATTTCGTTTTCGCCCGCTCCGGACAGCTTGGCGGCAGGGCACTCGCACTCGCGCTGCGGGAGAGAGGAATCCTCGTCCGGCACTTTCCGGCAGAGCGCACCCGGGACTATAACCGCATCACCATCGGGACGCAGGCAGAAATGGAGCGGCTGGTCGAGACGCTCGCACAGCTCCTCGAAGACTGCTAG
- a CDS encoding BMP family lipoprotein — MKKRILAAVMAAAMTASLAACGSSNATNSTSAAASQAESTAETAKEETSTAGAGANKDASDIKIGIITDTGGVNDGSFNSSAWQGLQRAEKDFGVQVSYLESHTDADYKPNIENYVDEDYDMIICIGYALADALKEEAEANPDKRFAIVDDSSLADEANVTSLMFEQAQASYLVGYVAGKTTKSNTVGIVLGMSTDLMNQFGYGYTAGVLDANPDAKVLQNNANSFSDTAVGKTAANNMVAQGADVIFHAAGGTGLGVIDAAKEAGIWAIGVDSDQSSIAPETILTSAMKRVDNAVYDVAKATADGSLTAGVKTYSLADEGVDLAPTTDNIDPAVLKEVQEVKAKIVSGEISVPKTKAEFEAKYGDVYELD; from the coding sequence ATGAAGAAGAGAATTCTGGCAGCTGTTATGGCGGCTGCAATGACAGCGTCTCTGGCGGCATGCGGTTCTTCGAATGCGACGAACAGCACGAGCGCGGCGGCTTCGCAGGCGGAGAGCACTGCTGAGACGGCTAAGGAAGAGACGAGTACAGCCGGAGCAGGTGCAAACAAGGACGCCTCAGATATCAAGATCGGCATCATCACCGATACCGGCGGCGTAAACGACGGTTCCTTCAACAGCTCTGCATGGCAGGGACTGCAGAGGGCGGAGAAGGATTTCGGGGTGCAGGTGAGCTATCTCGAGTCCCATACGGATGCGGACTACAAGCCGAATATCGAGAACTATGTGGATGAGGATTATGACATGATCATCTGCATCGGCTATGCGCTCGCGGATGCGCTGAAGGAGGAGGCGGAGGCGAATCCGGATAAGAGGTTCGCGATCGTGGACGATTCCTCTCTCGCAGATGAGGCGAACGTAACCTCTCTGATGTTCGAGCAGGCGCAGGCATCCTATCTCGTAGGCTATGTAGCAGGCAAGACCACGAAGTCCAACACCGTCGGCATCGTTCTCGGCATGAGCACGGATCTGATGAACCAGTTCGGCTACGGCTATACGGCGGGCGTGCTGGATGCCAATCCGGATGCGAAGGTGCTGCAGAACAATGCGAATTCCTTCTCGGATACCGCAGTAGGAAAGACCGCAGCCAACAACATGGTCGCACAGGGCGCGGACGTGATCTTCCATGCGGCAGGCGGCACCGGACTCGGCGTAATCGATGCGGCGAAGGAGGCGGGGATCTGGGCGATCGGCGTAGACTCCGATCAGAGCTCCATCGCACCGGAGACCATCCTGACCTCTGCGATGAAGAGAGTGGACAATGCCGTTTATGACGTGGCGAAGGCTACCGCCGACGGCAGCCTGACAGCAGGCGTGAAGACCTATTCTCTCGCGGACGAGGGCGTGGATCTGGCGCCGACGACCGACAATATTGATCCGGCTGTCCTCAAGGAGGTACAGGAGGTCAAGGCAAAGATCGTTTCCGGTGAGATCAGTGTTCCGAAGACCAAGGCGGAGTTCGAGGCGAAGTACGGTGACGTTTACGAGCTCGACTGA